Proteins co-encoded in one Ziziphus jujuba cultivar Dongzao chromosome 9, ASM3175591v1 genomic window:
- the LOC132799417 gene encoding DNA-directed RNA polymerase subunit beta'-like, whose protein sequence is MCQENLVQEAVDTLLDNGIRRQPMRDGHNKAYKSFLDVIEGKEGRIHETLLGKRVDYSGRSVIVIGPSLSLHRCGLPREIAIELCHTFVIHGLIRQQLASNIGVAKSKI, encoded by the coding sequence aTGTGTCAGGAGAATTTGGTACAAGAAGCTGTGGATACACTTCTTGATAATGGAATCCGTAGACAACCAATGAGGGACGGTCATAATAAGGCTTACAAGTCGTTTTTAGATGTAATTGAAGGCAAAGAAGGAAGAATTCATGAGACTTTGCTTGGCAAACGTGTTGATTATTCGGGGCGTTCTGTCATTGTCATCGGTCCTTCACTTTCATTACATCGATGTGGATTGCCTCGCGAAATAGCAATAGAACTTTGCCACACATTTGTAATTCATGGTTTAATTAGACAACAGTTGGCTTCGAATATAGGAGttgctaaaagtaaaatttag